The sequence GATGGCGCCGCCGGTAGAGGACTGCAAGGGCTCGGAAGATAGTGCCGGGGACCCGCTCGGGCGAACCGTGGCTGGCGCCTTCACGTGCCTCGATCGGCGGCCAGTTGAGCGGCACTCGTACAGCAGCAGCCGTCCCGTCGCCCCGCCGGATCAACGCGGCCATCAATATCTAAATATCTCGTCATGGCGGGATCCTCGCTCTGCGCCCAGTAGTCCAGGCCGCCCAGCAGGTTCTTCGCGTTCTTGAAGCCGAGCTGAGCCAGGTACTTGGCGACGGCCGCGCTACGCTGGCCCACGTGGCAGTACCCCACGACCTCATCCTCGGGGTTCAGCGCCTCGGTCCGGTGCTCGATCTCCACCACGGCTCCGCTGAGGCTGAGGCCGCGCTTCGTCCACGACCAGATGGCGGTCGCGGAAGAGGCGCCCGTTCAACATCTTGATGGCCTCCACGGCTTCTTCCCGCGTGGCCATCTCCACGAACCCGAACCCACGCGACCGTCCCGTGAACTGATCGGTGACGATGCGCACCGACCCCAGGGTTCCGGCATGCTGGAAGAGCTCCCGCACGTCTTCCTCCGTAGCTTGGAACGCGAGATTCCCGACGAAGAGTCTCGTGAACATCGCTCCAACCTCCTACCGCACG comes from Candidatus Methylomirabilota bacterium and encodes:
- a CDS encoding rhodanese-like domain-containing protein — its product is MEIEHRTEALNPEDEVVGYCHVGQRSAAVAKYLAQLGFKNAKNLLGGLDYWAQSEDPAMTRYLDIDGRVDPAGRRDGCCCTSAAQLAADRGT
- a CDS encoding RNA-binding protein produces the protein MFTRLFVGNLAFQATEEDVRELFQHAGTLGSVRIVTDQFTGRSRGFGFVEMATREEAVEAIKMLNGRLFRDRHLVVDEARPQPQRSRGGDRAPDRGAEPRG